The sequence ACCAATGTACAAGCTCCAGAAACACTCATCAAGCGAATAACACTTCGCTTAACCCCTCCAAAATAGAACATGACAAGAGTAATTGGGAAAAGCAGAAGAGCTGTTCCAAGATCTGGCTGTTTGAAAATCAATATAAAAGGAATACCTACAATGATGCCTGCAATAATTGCTGTTTTCCATGTATGGGAAACAGCTTTTCTTCTATCTAAAAACCAAGCAAGCGTAAGTACAATAATGAGTTTAGCTATCTCGGAGGGCTGTAATTTCATAAAAGGTAGCTTATACCATCTTTGCACATTTTTACCCGTTTCTGTAAAAAATAGCCCCACCAAGGCTATTAGCATGATAATGTATAAAATCCACGTCCACTCGCGCAGGACGTTATAATCCAAAACCGCAAAAAAAAGATAGACTGCAATCCCTATCAAAAACCATTGAACCTGGCTTTTTACTCTTGGAGTAAAAAAAATATTGTCTAAACTTGCATAGATGTCATTAGAAGAAATTACCAAAAGACTTATACACATAAGACTTAAAATAATCGGTAGGACACGAAAATCAAGATGGCGAAGTATCGCTGTATTTAACCATTTCATTAGATACACAATTCAAATATAGAGGCAGTGTAACTCCAAGACACATTATATACAAACCTATACACAAATGCATTGAAAATTATTGTGGCCACTGCAATGACCCAAGGCGCAGTGCAGCCTCTTCCATAGTAATACGCTCACTAGGATCTAAGCTAAGCATACTTACAACCACATCCCAAATAGGCTTATAAGTTTCATTATCAAAAGGCGGTGGGGGTTCATAAAAACTTGGATCTTCATTTATTGCATCTCGTATGCCATGAGCTATAAATTTCAATAATTCAGAGCCTCCAAGGCTAAGTGAACGTTGCCTGCTAAGCCAAGGATGACTCAGATTTCCTTTAAATAAGCTCCATAAAATACAACCCAAA comes from Chlamydiales bacterium and encodes:
- a CDS encoding FtsW/RodA/SpoVE family cell cycle protein, which translates into the protein MKWLNTAILRHLDFRVLPIILSLMCISLLVISSNDIYASLDNIFFTPRVKSQVQWFLIGIAVYLFFAVLDYNVLREWTWILYIIMLIALVGLFFTETGKNVQRWYKLPFMKLQPSEIAKLIIVLTLAWFLDRRKAVSHTWKTAIIAGIIVGIPFILIFKQPDLGTALLLFPITLVMFYFGGVKRSVIRLMSVSGACTLVVVLFFFLGIFSHKEMRPIATVVLKDYQYDRLDPNTYHQKAALIAIGSGGLTGSGWKESEFTRKGWLPEAQTDSVFPAFAEEFGFIGIVAFLGLYYALIYFSFQVTAVAKDHFGCLLSSGITTYLAMHVIVNVGMMSGLLPITGVPLILMSYGGSSVLATMTALGILQSIYSRRFMF